The Methanothermobacter sp. CaT2 DNA window CCATGAACCGGACCTCGTTCTCATGGACATCGTCCTGAAGGGCGAAATGGATGGTATAGAGGCTGCAAGAAGGATCCGGGACCAGTTCAACATCCCGATAATATACCTGACAGCCTATGCCGATGAGGAGATGCTGACACGTGCAAAGGTCACAGAGCCCTACGGGTACATAGTGAAGCCCTTCAAGTCATCTGAACTCAATGCCAACATTGAGATGGCCATCTACCGGCACAGATCCGCAATGAGGGAGAAGGAACTCATGAAGAAGCAGATAATCTCAGACTTCTATAACTTCATCCTCAACGCGATGCCCTCAACCGGAGCCGATGAGGATGCCATCAGGGAACTGCTATCAGGTATATTCAGGGACAGGATCACACATGAACTCGGCCCCAGATTCAAGGCCCACATGGAGGAGTATCCGGACGATGACCTCCTCGAGGCATACCTCGCATGGGTCGCAGACATATTTGAAGGCTTCACTGTGAGGGTGGGTTTCCTTGAGGACGAAGAGAACGTTTATGTTGAATTTGAGAACTGCCCTTGGCTTGAAGATGCCCGAAAGAACCCCGGCTTCTGCCTGAACTGTGAGGCCATCCTGAAGTTAAGTTTTGAATGGAGCGAACTCCCCGGTGACTTCAGGGCCATGGGGCAGATTGCAAGGGGAGATGACAGGTGCCTCTTCCGGTTTGGTGTTAAGTAATTACCGGGTTTCAGTGTTGAGCGTATCAGAGCAAGTATAAAGAGACGTCAGGCTGAAGTTATGATGGTACACGCATGGATGATACAATGAGGAGAACAGGTATTGCAAACCTGCCGCTTCACGGTGGCCATCCCCCGGCCTGGCTCATGAGGAGGATGATTGAACTCTCAGGGGCCATTACAGAGGTTATAATTGAGGAGTACGGGACCTCAGAGTTCATATCAAGGATATCTGATCCCTTCTGGTTCCAGGCCTTTTCATGTGTAATAGGCTTTGACTGGCACTCATCAGGGACAACCACCACGACCTGCGGGGCCCTGAAGTCCGCCCTCGACCCTGAGGTTCACGGGATAATGGTTGCAGGTGGAAAGGGAAGGAAATCCCGCAGGACACCCTCCGAGCTCCAGGCTGCAGCCGAAATCTTCGACCTGGACGCTGAAGGGCTGGTATACGCAAGCAGGATATCCGCCCGGGTTGATGGTAACTGCATCCAGGACGGCTTCAACCTCTACCAGCACACATTCCTGGTTGACTCCGATGGTGAATGGGCCGTCGTCCAGCAGGGCCTTGACCCACATGGTGGCTACGCCCGGCGGTACCACTGGCTCGGCTCAGGGGTCGGAGAGTACGTCGAGTCACCCCACAGCGGCATCTCCTCTGAGAGGACCCTCAGTGAGGTCCTTGACATGACGTCACCCATCAGCAGGGGGGCCCGTGAGGCCAGCGTTGACCTGGTCTGTGATGGCCCGTCTCACATCCGCAGCTATTTAACGGGCCAGAGGACGCTCTTTGACTTCAATGTCCTGGACATGCCAGCCCACCATGAGGTTCTCCCTGTGGACCTCACAGAGAGGGACATGGCTGTACTGGAGAGGGCCTATGAGATCCAGCCAGCGGACTATGAGGAACTCGTAATGCTCTCAGGGTTCGGGGCCAAAAAGGTGAGGGCCCTTGCCCTTGTCGCTGACCTCGTCCATGGGGAGAGGGCAAGCTGGAGGGACCCTGTCAAGTACAGCTACGCCCATGGCGGGAAGGATGGCTATCCATACCCTGTGGACAGGGAGACCTATGACTGTACAGTTGAATACCTCAGGTCCGCCGTTGAGGATGCTAAAATCGAGAAAAAGGAACGTCTAAAGGCTCTAGAATCCCTTGAGAGGTTTTTAAGCATAGATTAACTCTAATCTTTAATTAGGGCATGGGGATGTGTATATTTAAGTAAAGGAGTAAGTGTAATTTCTATTAATACGAAGGTTTATAAGTTCCAGGGATTATAGGATTATTGCATTTTTTGACTTACTGTTATTCACACATGGATGAAGCACACCATCGGAGAGGTGTTATCTTGGTTAAGAGAGTTCTAATGATTTCAAATATGTATCCCGGTGAGGAGAACAGATCATTCGGCAGTTTCATTAAGGTTCACGTAGATACTTTCAGGCGTTATACCGATCTTGAGCAGTTTGTTGTTGTAAACACGGACCAGAGGAAGGGATTGCCACGGCTCATATACAAGTATGGATCCCTTCTGCTAAGATCAATCTGGTGTTCACTTCGGAGAAAATTTGATGTCATCCACGCCCACTACGTCTTTCCAACGGGCTTCATAGGTCTCATATGTCACTGGTTAACGGGCAGACCACTTGTGATAACGGCCCATGGCAGTGACGTGTATAACCTTGCAAGCAAAAATAAGCGGGTCTTTCGAGTTTCAAGGTTTGTCCTCAGGAGGGCCTCTGCAGTTATTGCTGTCAGCAGGGATATAAGGGACGAACTTGTAGACGAATTCGGTGTTGATGAAGAGAAGATACATATCATTAACATGGGGGTTGATACCAGCATATTCAGACCGATGGATAAGGAAGAATGTCGCAGGAGGCTTGGCCTACCCCTAGATAAGAGGATAGTCCTCTTCGTGGGTAACATAATACCTCGTAAGGGGGTCCTCTACCTCATCGAATCCCTTGAACATGTTAAATTCGATGATGTCCAGTGCATAATACTCGGAGCCCCCGTCGATAGGGAATACTTTGACACCGTAAAGAACAGACTTAATGAAATCGATGCTGATGTGAGATTCTTTGATGCGGTGCCCTACAGTGAAGTGGCAGTATGGATGAACGCTGCAGATGTCTTTGTATTACCCTCCAATGAGGAGGCCTTTGGGCTTGTTGCACTGGAAGCCCTTGCATGCGGGACTCCAACCATTGCAACTGCTGTTGGTGGTCTGAAAGAATTTATAAGGGACTCTGAGACAGGTTACAGTGTACCGATAGGAGATGCACTTGCCATTGCCGATAAGATAAACCATGTGCTGGATCCTGAAAACAGGGCTGAAGTCGAATCTATAAGGGAGAAGGGGCTTCAGGTGGCTGATTCATTCAGTACCGTAAAACAGGTGAAGAGAATACTCAGGGTTTACCGGGATGTTGCATGAGCCGTCCATCTGTTTTCATATCCAGCTGGATCCGGACTCTATAATGGCTCATCCTTTATTTTCTTAAACTTTGGAGATCTGGTCAGGGTTCAATCATTTCTTTTTAGCGGTGGCTTCATTTCATCACCTTTTAGAATGGGAGCCACAGTGGCGGTTACCCTTAACAGTATCCGCAACCCCGATATAGTATTACATTTTGCCCTTATTACTTAAATAAGTAATACTAATCTTTTTTTAGAAATTATTAAATAATCTAGGCGACAACCACTGAACCGGTGATAGCTTGGATAATCATTACTTCCCATTCACAGCCATCGTTGGACAGGAACTCCTCAAGAAGGCCCTCATCCTCAACGCCATAAACCCATCAATAGGCGGCGTCCTGATCAGGGGCGATAAGGGGACAGGTAAATCAACTGCAGTGAGATCACTGAGGGATGTACTCCCTGATAGGAAAATGGTGGAGGGCTGCAGGTTCGGATGCGACCCTGATGGAGCAGAAATATGCATGGAGTGCCGCAGAAAACTTGAGGAACAGGGTAGCCTGCCATCAAGACAGGTCAGGATGGAGGTGGTCGACCTCCCTGTATCCGCAACCGAGGATATGGTTGTGGGTTCACTGGACATAAAGAGGGCCCTCAGGGATGGAATAAAGGCCCTTGAGCCAGGCATACTTGCACGTGCCAACGGCAACATCCTCTACATCGATGAGGTCAACCTCCTTGATGACTACATAGTGAACGTCCTCCTCGATGCAGCAGCCATGGGCGTGAATATCATTGAAAGGGAGGGCATATCCATCCAGCATCCATCAAGGTTCATACTTGCAGGTACAATGAACCCTGAGGAGGGTGATCTCAGACCCCAGATACTTGACAGATTCGGCCTCAGTGTTGATGTGGAGGCAATAAAGGACCCTGATGAAAGAATTGAAGTCATAAAGCGTGCAATGAAGTTCCAGGAGGATCCAGAGTCCTTCCACTCAAGGTTCCGGAGGAAACAGGAGGAGCTCAGGGAGAAAATCATCAGGGCACGGAGTTTACTTGAGATGGTCGAGTTGGATGATGAGACCCTGGGCCTCATAGTTGAGATAGCAGCAGCCCTTGGCATCAGGACCCACAGGGCCGATATCATAACTGCAAGGACCGCGAGGGCACTGGCGGCATTCAACGGCAGGAGGAGGGTCACAGGGGATGATGTGATGGAGGCTGCGCTCCTTGCCATGAAGCACAGACTTAGACAGCTACCATTCCAGAGGCAACAGGAACTCAGCCAGGAGATTATAGAGGACATCATGAATGGCGAATTCGAGGATGACTCAGAGATTGACAGGGAACGGAGGCTGAGGCGTGACCTGAAGATCCCTGACCTGAAGGGATCCCTCCAGGGTCAGAGCAGTTCAACGGTAACCGGGAGGAGGGGTAAGTATGTCCGCGCCCGGGAGAACCCTGAACCATCCAGCGTGGCCGTTGATGCAACCCTGAGGAAGGCTGCTTCAGCTGGAACCGGAACCATAGAACCCGAACACCTCATGGAGAAGGTTCGGATCGGGAAATCCAGGGCACTCTACATAATCGTCCTTGACACCTCGTCATCAATGAGACTTGAGAGGAAGATAAAATTTGCAAAGACGGTCTCATGGCTGCTCCTGAGGGACTCCTATGAAAAGAGGAACAGGATAGCCCTCATAGCCTTCAGGGGATATGAGGCAAACCTGGTGGTTGAGCCCACATCGAATCTTGAGACCGTTGAGGAGGCCCTTGAGGGTCTCAGGTCAGGCGGGAGGACACCCCTCACACCGGCACTCAGACTGGCAGCTGAGGTTGCATCATCATCCAGCGATGAGGCATGCACAGCCGTTGTAATATCAGACGGCCGCTGCAACGTATTCATCAACTCCAACCTCGAGGAGGACATGAATATGCTTGAAACTGAACTGAGGAACCTGAACCTTTTATTCGTTAATGCAGAACCCGAGAAGAGGAGCCTGGGTATACTTGAGGACATGGCGTCACGCTTTGGCTCTGAAATCTTCTACCTTGATGATATACTGATCTAGGACTTTGGGAGTTTATGAAAAAACATGACACGCATGGAGGTGTGATTGTTGTTTAGATTCAGAGATTTCACAACAGCTGATCTGGCCTTCACGGGCCTCATAATAGCCCTGATGTACATCGTTCAGACGGTGACCATCCTTGGTGTTGCAGCCATAACACCTGTGGATGCATTCAAGTCGATTGCATCCGCCTTCTTTGTCTGCATCGTCATAAGCGTTGGACTTGCAAAGGTGGGAAAGATAGGCACCTTCACCCTGATAGGCCTTGTTAACGGGATAATCTGTGGACTCATAATGCCCGCATTCCTTCCCCTACTACCCGCGACCTTCCTGGGAGGCCTTGCAGCGGATGCCGCCGTCGGGTTGAAATACGGCGTCTACTCTTCAAGGAATTCCCTTCTAGTGGGCTGTGGTGTTGATAAGTTCATCGAGACCCTCGTCATCCTCACGGTTCCCTTCCTCTTCGGGTTCTCCAGCTTCATGCTGGCACCGGCACTGATAATCATATCTGCCATAACAGTATCTGTCCTTGGAATGCTGGGTGCCCTTGTGGGTTACGGTATCATAAATGAGCTCAGAAGGGCCGGCGCCCTGGATTAATGTCTCATGGAGGTCTTTCATTGGACCTTAAGGCCGTGTTCTCACCATTCACATCAACCCCTGAGGGGTTCCTTGTGGAGGTAAACCCCCTCTCAAAGCTCACTGTGGTGGTATCCGCCACGCTACTGTCTACATTCATATCAGACCTGACTCTCCTGATAATCATGGGAGTCATTTTCACGGCACTGATAGCCCATTCAGGGTCCCTGAGGTTTGCAGCACCCTTCCTCTCATTCATCATCCTTTTCTGGCTGGTTTCCCTTGCCATTATCATGGTGCTCTCAGGTAACCCACACACCATGGGATTTCTGAGCCTCTTCTTCGCCCGTTTCTTCATAATATCAGCGGCAGGACTATCCTTTGCATTCACTACCGAGCCTCAGAAGCTTG harbors:
- a CDS encoding methanogen output domain 1-containing protein; translation: MAKILVVEDEAIVAMGITHKLESMGHRVVETVSTGKDAIMACKVHEPDLVLMDIVLKGEMDGIEAARRIRDQFNIPIIYLTAYADEEMLTRAKVTEPYGYIVKPFKSSELNANIEMAIYRHRSAMREKELMKKQIISDFYNFILNAMPSTGADEDAIRELLSGIFRDRITHELGPRFKAHMEEYPDDDLLEAYLAWVADIFEGFTVRVGFLEDEENVYVEFENCPWLEDARKNPGFCLNCEAILKLSFEWSELPGDFRAMGQIARGDDRCLFRFGVK
- a CDS encoding DUF763 domain-containing protein, producing MRRTGIANLPLHGGHPPAWLMRRMIELSGAITEVIIEEYGTSEFISRISDPFWFQAFSCVIGFDWHSSGTTTTTCGALKSALDPEVHGIMVAGGKGRKSRRTPSELQAAAEIFDLDAEGLVYASRISARVDGNCIQDGFNLYQHTFLVDSDGEWAVVQQGLDPHGGYARRYHWLGSGVGEYVESPHSGISSERTLSEVLDMTSPISRGAREASVDLVCDGPSHIRSYLTGQRTLFDFNVLDMPAHHEVLPVDLTERDMAVLERAYEIQPADYEELVMLSGFGAKKVRALALVADLVHGERASWRDPVKYSYAHGGKDGYPYPVDRETYDCTVEYLRSAVEDAKIEKKERLKALESLERFLSID
- a CDS encoding glycosyltransferase family 4 protein: MVKRVLMISNMYPGEENRSFGSFIKVHVDTFRRYTDLEQFVVVNTDQRKGLPRLIYKYGSLLLRSIWCSLRRKFDVIHAHYVFPTGFIGLICHWLTGRPLVITAHGSDVYNLASKNKRVFRVSRFVLRRASAVIAVSRDIRDELVDEFGVDEEKIHIINMGVDTSIFRPMDKEECRRRLGLPLDKRIVLFVGNIIPRKGVLYLIESLEHVKFDDVQCIILGAPVDREYFDTVKNRLNEIDADVRFFDAVPYSEVAVWMNAADVFVLPSNEEAFGLVALEALACGTPTIATAVGGLKEFIRDSETGYSVPIGDALAIADKINHVLDPENRAEVESIREKGLQVADSFSTVKQVKRILRVYRDVA
- a CDS encoding magnesium chelatase subunit D family protein; translated protein: MDNHYFPFTAIVGQELLKKALILNAINPSIGGVLIRGDKGTGKSTAVRSLRDVLPDRKMVEGCRFGCDPDGAEICMECRRKLEEQGSLPSRQVRMEVVDLPVSATEDMVVGSLDIKRALRDGIKALEPGILARANGNILYIDEVNLLDDYIVNVLLDAAAMGVNIIEREGISIQHPSRFILAGTMNPEEGDLRPQILDRFGLSVDVEAIKDPDERIEVIKRAMKFQEDPESFHSRFRRKQEELREKIIRARSLLEMVELDDETLGLIVEIAAALGIRTHRADIITARTARALAAFNGRRRVTGDDVMEAALLAMKHRLRQLPFQRQQELSQEIIEDIMNGEFEDDSEIDRERRLRRDLKIPDLKGSLQGQSSSTVTGRRGKYVRARENPEPSSVAVDATLRKAASAGTGTIEPEHLMEKVRIGKSRALYIIVLDTSSSMRLERKIKFAKTVSWLLLRDSYEKRNRIALIAFRGYEANLVVEPTSNLETVEEALEGLRSGGRTPLTPALRLAAEVASSSSDEACTAVVISDGRCNVFINSNLEEDMNMLETELRNLNLLFVNAEPEKRSLGILEDMASRFGSEIFYLDDILI
- a CDS encoding MptD family putative ECF transporter S component; its protein translation is MFRFRDFTTADLAFTGLIIALMYIVQTVTILGVAAITPVDAFKSIASAFFVCIVISVGLAKVGKIGTFTLIGLVNGIICGLIMPAFLPLLPATFLGGLAADAAVGLKYGVYSSRNSLLVGCGVDKFIETLVILTVPFLFGFSSFMLAPALIIISAITVSVLGMLGALVGYGIINELRRAGALD
- a CDS encoding CbiQ family ECF transporter T component → MDLKAVFSPFTSTPEGFLVEVNPLSKLTVVVSATLLSTFISDLTLLIIMGVIFTALIAHSGSLRFAAPFLSFIILFWLVSLAIIMVLSGNPHTMGFLSLFFARFFIISAAGLSFAFTTEPQKLAESLRSVRIPGEIVFTLTVALRYIPALAVEASSIWDSLKLRTSLSGSSIIRRPSLLYRGLIIPMIIRTVKISDEVAIAAETRGFNPREGPVGSLMLSGRDITFLAFFTVIFASLVIMDGAVV